A single Metarhizium brunneum chromosome 5, complete sequence DNA region contains:
- the STB2 gene encoding Protein STB2 → MERTIISQDLAPVRTLDGLSSTPQGPQVPQRRLVLPDPLACRFIEEDPCVSVIEQRCILGGYELYVVEQWACSRQSPTVVITTYTGDEKHCIVVGIVSIPEDQNLWSPRLRLYFKAANQHNSRPKETGLGELMITNLSSFPSALTVIPVPDGDVRKHRQVFFVNENLKRLGCSGRSGLALTDPTEATQAKFHQLYKTSDRIPILQSVVELIKLCQVALYMFEKLDHQYIDGLLCDATEKAINNWWTEVGAEHYNFEPTDGILGPCTVSALLGMLMGARNRLHWYGAPVSKDVFEIECTKRGVAYFQKQQKLEKTRRLDRQTVFRLHTATAKGAAAEGWGVQKAVKSTVTEIGGKRGELVIDMVSGKDKGGLADIETVDIDRFVSLVYGDRPRWLWHGKTRRSVADSFGSGDPELGSMFSSGKSEASDTMPKRTHALLLDEELGGRRKEDNSAASYPTYSPGSVSNMADASGERDTLRRGVFKSVADKMSDARSGLGRIKDAVGGNRKGHASKLSVSAKEDFSDGGNGSALLPSASQTSVTTPNPPIARAFTWKNKPEEYLAAIRRGDDVLPSQNDDAQYSGTSARDAKPDEKSGDELLAAGESDNNLSRIGSEIRKGVSHKGFSPAPSVKDDNNLRGPLLEKEQKPCRKQISVARRRSCGIADLTTKHITNESRWPRRMSFSDAEEAILTWEEVIDLTETMDYLTCVEAHAEAASHLNHLIEEIVGDVGPWVEDKIRAVEFLNERYGQDKTELQGIYHRLNEACQRIHYNSDELLSEQRENLTESVKEIEVLLARLEYEINGLSQKVADVEDSIQNFERQVDDVESRAAELKATLETESWPHWFVRTLTGIGTGPNITREP, encoded by the exons ATGGAAAGAACAATTATTTCGCAAGATCTAGCACCAGTTCGGACCCTAGACGGCCTGTCATCCACTCCCCAAGGCCCTCAGGTACCTCAACGACGCCTGGTGCTGCCTGACCCTTTGGCTTGCCG GTTCATTGAAGAAGACCCGTGCGTATCTGTTATCGAACAACGATGCATTCTTGGTGGCTATGAGTTATACGTGGTTGAACAGTGGGCATGCTCCCGCCAATCACCGACCGTAGTCATCACAACCTACACTGGAGACGAGAAACACTGTATAGTAGTTGGCATTGTCTCCATCCCAGAAGATCAAAATCTTTGGTCTCCGAGGCTACGCTTATACTTCAAAGCCGCCAATCAACACAATTCGCGCCCCAAGGAGACGGGCCTGGGAGAGTTGATGATTACGAACTTGAGCAGCTTCCCCTCAGCTCTCACCGTAATTCCGGTCCCGGATGGAGACGTGCGGAAGCATCGTCAAGTCTTCTTTGTAAACGAAAATCTCAAACGATTGGGGTGCTCAGGCCGCTCCGGCTTGGCACTGACAGACCCAACTGAAGCAACACAGGCCAAGTTTCACCAGCTCTACAAGACAAGCGACCGTATTCCTATTCTACAGTCTGTCGTCGAACTCATCAAGCTATGTCAGGTTGCACTGTACATGTTTGAGAAGCTGGACCACCAATACATTGACGGGTTACTATGCGATGCTACGGAGAAAGCAATCAACAACTGGTGGACAGAAGTTGGTGCCGAGCACTACAACTTTGAGCCTACTGACGGAATCCTTGGTCCCTGTACCGTATCAGCATTACTGGGCATGTTGATGGGGGCAAGGAATCGACTGCACTGGTACGGCGCACCAGTTTCCAAGGATGTGTTCGAGATTGAGTGCACAAAGAGAGGCGTGGCTTACTTTCAGAAGCAACAAAAATTGGAAAAAACACGCCGCCTTGACCGACAAACAGTGTTCCGTTTGCATACAGCGACTGCCAAAGGTGCCGCTGCTGAGGGATGGGGAGTGCAGAAAGCGGTCAAATCTACCGTAACTGAAATTGGAGGCAAGAGGGGTGAACTTGTCATAGACATGGTCTCGGGCAAAGACAAGGGTGGTCTGGCGGACATCGAAACAGTGGACATTGACAGATTCGTCAGCTTGGTCTATGGAGATCGACCAAGATGGCTTTGGCATGGCAAGACCCGAAGGTCTGTCGCTGATTCCTTTGGTAGCGGCGATCCAGAGCTCGGCAGCATGTTTTCTTCTGGGAAAAGTGAGGCTTCTGATACTATGCCAAAGCGGACACACGCTTTGCTTCTCGACGAGGAGTTGGGGGGTCGGCGTAAAGAAGACAATAGTGCAGCGTCTTATCCCACCTATTCACCCGGCTCCGTCAGCAACATGGCAGATGCGTCAGGCGAGAGAGATACACTCCGCAGGGGAGTCTTTAAAAGCGTGGCGGATAAAATGAGCGATGCCCGCTCTGGTCTTGGTCGCATAAAAGACGCCGTGGGTGGCAACCGAAAAGGCCATGCAAGCAAGTTGTCCGTATCTGCAAAAGAAGATTTCTCAGATGGAGGAAACGGAAGCGCCTTGCTGCCGTCAGCTTCACAAACCTCGGTCACGACACCTAATCCCCCTATTGCCCGCGCATTCACTTGGAAGAACAAACCAGAGGAGTATCTTGCAGCCATCAGGCGGGGTGATGACGTGCTGCCCAGTCAGAATGATGATGCGCAATACTCCGGAACATCAGCAAGGGATGCAAAACCTGACGAGAAGTCTGGTGACGAGCTCTTGGCCGCCGGGGAGTCGGACAACAACCTTAGTCGCATCGGTTCCGAGATTCGCAAAGGCGTCAGTCACAAGGGATTTTCACCCGCACCGTCTGTTAAGGACGACAATAATCTCCGAGGACCTTTGTTAGAGAAGGAACAAAAGCCGTGCCGCAAGCAAATTTCCGTTGCAAGGCGTCGCAGTTGCGGAATTGCTGACCTGACCACGAAGCACATCACAAATGAGAGCCGTTGGCCGCGCCGGATGTCCTTCAGTGACGCGGAAGAGGCCATTTTAACGTGGGAGGAAGTCATTGACTTGACTGAGACGATGGACTACCTCACTTGCGTCGAAGCTCATGCAGAAGCCGCCAGTCATCTGAATCATCTTATTGAAGAAATTGTTGGCGATGTCGGGCCCTGGGTCGAGGACAAGATTAGAGCAGTAGAGTTCCTCAACGAGCGATACGGTCAGGACAAAACTGAGCTACAAGGCATATATCATCGGCTCAACGAGGCCTGTCAACGAATTCACTACAACTCGGACGAGCTCCTAAGTGAACAGCGTGAAAATCTCACCGAAAGCGTCAAGGAAATTGAAGTGCTCCTGGCGCGTCTGGAATACGAAATCAACGGCCTGTCCCAAAAAGTTGCCGATGTTGAAGACAGCATTCAGAATTTTGAGCGGCAAGTAGATGACGTGGAGAGTAGAGCAGCAGAGTTGAAGGCGACGCTTGAGACAGAAAGCTGGCCTCACTGGTTTGTTCGCACACTTACGGGGATAGGGACTGGACCCAACATCACACGGGAGCCGTAA
- the TIM10 gene encoding Mitochondrial import inner membrane translocase subunit TIM10 — protein MSFLGIGRQQPTSEQKIAAVEGEMRMMADTYNRLQKTCQKKCIPTDYREGELNKGESVCLDRCTAKFLDTSMKVSEIMQQQGQAMGGAPQAGGGLF, from the exons ATGTCCTTCCTCGGCATCGGACGCCAGCAGCCCACCTCGGAGCAGAAGATTGCCGCCGTAGAAGGCGAGATGCGCATGATGGCAGACACATACAACCG TCTTCAAAAGACTTGCCAGAAAAAGTGTATCCCTACCGACTACCGCGAGGGCGAGCTGAACAAGGGCGAGTCGGTGTGCCTGGACCGCTGTACGGCCAAGTTCCTGGATACGTCGATGAAGGTCAGTGAGATTatgcagcagcagggccagGCCATGGGCGGCGCGCCCCAGGCCGGCGGGGGCTTGTTCTAA